A window from Micromonospora terminaliae encodes these proteins:
- a CDS encoding phosphatase PAP2 family protein encodes MSDLAVQIARRVLLPVTLLFAVLVGLGLLVTRVLAKTWPFTVEDAVNREFAAHRTGGWNDVSLVFSTLASTQLIVVVTVLVALVLRLVLHRWREPLFLCAAVSAQALIFLFTTMVIDRNRPAVEHMDDSPPTSSFPSGHTSAAMALYVGIAVLLALRARSTPAKVAWWSLLVLVPIGVALTRMYRGMHHPSDVVASFLNGGACVAIMARAVLDRTLTWGRARLPAGRSGDDVAPASTAAG; translated from the coding sequence ATGTCCGATCTCGCGGTCCAGATCGCCCGGCGGGTGCTGCTGCCGGTGACCCTGCTCTTCGCCGTCCTGGTGGGCCTCGGCCTCCTGGTCACCCGGGTGCTCGCGAAGACCTGGCCGTTCACCGTCGAGGACGCGGTCAACCGCGAGTTCGCGGCCCACCGTACCGGCGGCTGGAACGACGTCTCCCTGGTGTTCAGCACGCTGGCCAGCACGCAGCTGATCGTCGTGGTGACCGTGCTGGTGGCACTCGTGCTGCGGCTGGTGCTGCACCGCTGGCGGGAGCCGCTCTTCCTCTGCGCCGCCGTGAGCGCGCAGGCGCTGATCTTCCTCTTCACCACCATGGTCATCGACCGGAACCGGCCGGCCGTCGAGCACATGGACGACTCGCCGCCGACCTCCAGCTTCCCGTCCGGGCACACCTCGGCCGCCATGGCGCTCTACGTCGGCATCGCGGTGCTGCTCGCGCTACGGGCGCGGAGCACCCCGGCCAAGGTCGCCTGGTGGTCCCTGCTGGTGCTGGTGCCGATCGGGGTGGCGCTCACCCGGATGTACCGGGGCATGCACCACCCGAGCGACGTGGTGGCGTCCTTCCTCAACGGCGGCGCCTGCGTGGCGATCATGGCGCGGGCGGTGCTCGACCGCACGCTCACCTGGGGCCGGGCCAGGCTGCCGGCCGGCCGCTCCGGCGACGACGTGGCCCCCGCGAGCACCGCCGCCGGCTGA
- the mycP gene encoding type VII secretion-associated serine protease mycosin yields MKWLGNVTRDRQGVPTAPPRRLAGRALLGALAVAAAVAGPLAPPAHAAPATAAPVAAAPVDELTGMDPSRDGQWQLAKLQAQAAWQSSTGRGVVVAVVDSGVDGSHPDLAGQVLPGVDLVSSGVDGPDPVGHGTTVAGLIAGRRDDDRGAVGLAPDAKILPVRVLDQENRYDSAVTVANGVRWAVDHGARVINLSLGGTDTSAPLAAAIDYAFARNVVVVACTGNLATSTGRDVWYPAREPGVLAVTGLDANDNLWSGAITGHETVLSAPATAIYGARPGGYWLMQGTSFAAPLVAATAALVLAKYPQMSAADVVNRITTTARDLGPTGRDDRFGYGMVDPVAALTSDVPSVGRNPLDDNGSPGSVGFGWAPGLDPDSGAAAAPGADPLSVAAPEQQTRWAAHPAGQVDNSARERLWPGLALFVALLTSAALAVRRFRQTRR; encoded by the coding sequence ATGAAATGGCTGGGGAATGTGACCAGGGATCGGCAGGGTGTTCCCACCGCGCCTCCCCGGCGTCTCGCCGGACGCGCGCTGCTCGGTGCGCTCGCGGTCGCGGCCGCGGTGGCCGGTCCACTGGCCCCGCCCGCCCACGCCGCCCCGGCCACCGCCGCCCCGGTCGCCGCCGCGCCGGTGGACGAACTCACCGGGATGGACCCGTCCCGCGACGGCCAGTGGCAGCTCGCCAAGTTGCAGGCACAGGCCGCCTGGCAGAGCTCGACCGGTCGCGGCGTCGTCGTGGCGGTGGTCGACTCCGGAGTGGACGGTTCCCACCCCGACCTGGCCGGTCAGGTGCTGCCCGGCGTCGACCTGGTCTCGAGCGGTGTCGACGGGCCCGACCCGGTGGGGCACGGCACCACGGTCGCCGGCCTCATCGCCGGGCGCCGGGACGACGACCGGGGCGCGGTCGGGCTGGCGCCGGACGCCAAGATCCTTCCGGTCCGGGTGCTCGACCAGGAGAACCGGTACGACAGCGCGGTCACCGTCGCCAACGGGGTGCGCTGGGCCGTCGACCACGGCGCCCGCGTGATCAACCTTTCCCTCGGCGGCACCGACACCAGCGCGCCCCTGGCCGCCGCCATCGACTACGCCTTCGCCCGCAACGTCGTGGTGGTCGCGTGCACGGGCAACCTGGCCACCTCCACGGGCCGCGACGTCTGGTACCCGGCCCGCGAACCCGGCGTCCTCGCCGTGACGGGGCTGGACGCGAACGACAACCTGTGGTCGGGCGCCATCACCGGCCACGAGACGGTGCTCAGCGCACCGGCCACCGCGATCTACGGCGCCCGTCCCGGCGGCTACTGGCTGATGCAGGGCACCAGCTTCGCGGCTCCCCTGGTCGCGGCGACGGCGGCCCTGGTCCTGGCGAAGTACCCGCAGATGTCGGCCGCCGACGTCGTCAACCGGATCACCACGACGGCGCGGGACCTCGGGCCCACCGGCCGCGACGACCGCTTCGGCTACGGCATGGTGGATCCAGTGGCGGCGCTGACCTCCGACGTGCCCTCGGTGGGGCGCAACCCGCTCGACGACAACGGCTCCCCCGGATCGGTGGGCTTCGGCTGGGCGCCCGGCCTGGACCCGGACAGCGGGGCCGCCGCCGCGCCGGGCGCCGACCCGCTGAGCGTCGCCGCGCCGGAGCAGCAGACCCGGTGGGCGGCCCACCCGGCCGGCCAGGTCGACAACTCGGCGCGGGAGCGGCTCTGGCCAGGGCTCGCCCTGTTCGTCGCGCTGCTCACCAGTGCCGCGCTGGCGGTCCGCCGGTTCCGGCAGACCCGCCGCTGA
- a CDS encoding MarP family serine protease, which translates to MSAVDLVLLLLMLVFAISGYRQGFVIGALSFSGFFLGALLGLQVGPLIARQFTDSGTRVLISLVAIFGLAVLGQALAGWLGSNLRAAITGPVGRKVDDAGGAIISVFAVMLVAWLVAVPLGSSSVPWLASSVRNSAVLTVVDRVLPDKAQELSTALRDTVDTNGFPDVFGDLAPTRARQVSPPDPALANSQVVKNSQRAVVKVLGSAPSCARRIEGSGFVYADDRVMTNAHVVAGTRSVAVELRGERYDGEVVVYDPARDLAVLHVPGLPGPSLRFAAGAAGSGADAIVLGFPLDGPYDARPARIRDVDRITGPDIYSAGDVTREIYTIRALVRSGNSGGPLVSSNGLVLGVIFAAAADDPNTGFAVTAAEARSVALAGAERTRGVATGDCT; encoded by the coding sequence GGCGCTGTCGTTCTCGGGTTTCTTCCTGGGCGCGCTGCTCGGCCTGCAGGTCGGGCCGCTGATCGCCCGGCAGTTCACCGACAGCGGCACCCGCGTGCTGATCTCCCTGGTGGCCATCTTCGGGCTGGCCGTGCTGGGCCAGGCGCTGGCCGGCTGGCTCGGCTCCAACCTGCGGGCGGCGATCACCGGGCCGGTGGGGCGGAAGGTCGACGACGCCGGCGGCGCGATCATCTCGGTCTTCGCGGTCATGCTGGTGGCCTGGCTGGTCGCCGTGCCGCTGGGCTCCTCGTCGGTGCCCTGGCTGGCCTCCTCGGTGCGCAACAGCGCCGTGCTCACCGTGGTCGACCGGGTGCTGCCGGACAAGGCGCAGGAGCTGTCCACGGCGCTGCGCGACACGGTCGACACCAACGGCTTCCCGGACGTCTTCGGTGACCTCGCGCCGACCCGGGCCCGGCAGGTCTCCCCGCCCGACCCGGCGCTGGCCAACTCCCAGGTCGTGAAGAACAGCCAGCGGGCGGTGGTGAAGGTGCTGGGCTCCGCGCCGAGCTGCGCCCGCCGCATCGAGGGCTCCGGCTTCGTGTACGCCGACGACCGGGTGATGACCAACGCGCACGTGGTGGCGGGCACCCGGTCGGTGGCGGTGGAACTGCGCGGCGAGCGGTACGACGGCGAGGTCGTCGTCTACGACCCCGCGCGGGACCTGGCCGTGCTGCACGTCCCGGGGCTGCCCGGGCCGTCGCTGCGCTTCGCCGCCGGTGCGGCGGGCAGCGGGGCCGACGCCATCGTGCTGGGCTTCCCTCTCGACGGCCCGTACGACGCCCGCCCGGCCCGGATCCGGGACGTCGACCGGATCACCGGGCCGGACATCTACTCGGCCGGTGACGTGACCCGGGAGATCTACACGATCCGGGCGCTGGTCCGCAGCGGCAACTCGGGTGGCCCGCTGGTCTCCTCGAACGGGTTGGTGCTCGGCGTGATCTTCGCGGCCGCCGCGGACGACCCGAACACCGGCTTCGCGGTCACCGCGGCCGAGGCCCGGTCGGTGGCGCTGGCCGGCGCGGAGCGTACCCGTGGGGTGGCCACCGGCGACTGCACCTGA
- a CDS encoding phosphatase PAP2 family protein, whose amino-acid sequence MNTRGGLMSMPERSWRRRRLDPNHSLGLRLTLAATAAFLVLVPFALLALLVLGAWPPLSRLDAVITDALHGYAVDHPAWVRLMEVWTHVFGPGPLRVAAAVVVVWLLWRGAPRLALWVVTTMTVGGLLGALLKLLVGRHRPDLLDPVARAAGYSFPSGHALNAALAAGVLLLVFLPFARHSRPLRGALWTVAVVIAVVTGLSRIALGVHWTSDVVGGWLLGVAVVAATTAAFSTWRTRVGRRPARTGREGIEPELAEPGPDGRHA is encoded by the coding sequence ATGAACACGCGCGGCGGCCTGATGTCCATGCCCGAGCGGTCCTGGCGGCGGCGCCGCCTCGACCCGAACCACTCGCTGGGGCTCCGGCTCACCCTGGCCGCCACCGCCGCGTTCCTCGTGCTGGTGCCGTTCGCCCTGCTCGCCTTGCTGGTGCTGGGCGCCTGGCCGCCGCTGTCCCGGCTGGACGCCGTGATCACCGACGCGCTGCACGGGTACGCCGTCGACCACCCGGCCTGGGTCCGGCTGATGGAGGTGTGGACCCACGTGTTCGGGCCGGGCCCGCTCCGGGTGGCCGCCGCCGTGGTGGTGGTCTGGTTGCTGTGGCGCGGCGCCCCGCGGCTGGCCCTCTGGGTGGTCACCACGATGACCGTCGGTGGGCTGCTCGGCGCGCTGCTCAAGCTGCTCGTCGGCCGGCACCGGCCGGACCTGCTCGACCCGGTGGCGCGAGCGGCCGGCTACTCCTTCCCCTCCGGCCACGCGCTGAACGCCGCCCTGGCCGCCGGGGTGCTGCTGCTGGTCTTCCTGCCGTTCGCCCGGCACAGCCGGCCACTGCGCGGCGCGCTCTGGACCGTGGCGGTGGTGATCGCCGTGGTGACCGGACTCAGCCGGATCGCGCTGGGCGTGCACTGGACCAGCGACGTGGTGGGCGGCTGGCTGCTCGGTGTGGCGGTGGTGGCCGCCACCACGGCCGCGTTCTCCACCTGGCGGACCCGGGTCGGCCGGCGGCCGGCGCGTACCGGCCGGGAGGGGATCGAGCCGGAGCTGGCCGAACCGGGGCCGGACGGCCGCCACGCGTAG
- the eccCa gene encoding type VII secretion protein EccCa, which produces MSTVVIKRPPRRPAPEIPVGELPVEAPPEIPAVAGGRWQQALMVLPMLGGTVAMAMMFGRGGGAYSYVVGGMFGLSSVAMLVTSWGSAGPKRSEMMAARREYLRHLAALRRRVRETAGAQRSGLYYRHPDPGRLWSTVDSHRVWERRPGDPDFAVVRVGVGPQTLATPLLPPVTRPLDELEPMTAGALRRFLDAYSVVPDLPVALSLRSFARVFVRGPAGGAGSPAAQALARAVLTQLAVFHAPDELLIAVCAGPERRAGWEWVKWLPHTHHPVRTDALGPVRLVTSSAAELERLFDDVLGSRSRFSPAGPATDGPHVVVVLDGGELTGATDLSGDGGIDAVTVLDLDTPPPRLLDRYALLLDLVDGRLHSHSADGHAEVGAADALEPADAEAVARRLAPLRLAGTARGPDAPPGAEPGLPELLGLGDPMNFTAEQGWSPRAARDRLRVPIGVGADGGAIELDLKESAQDGMGPHGLLIGATGSGKSELLRTLVLGLAATHSSEQLNFVLVDFKGGATFASFERLPHTAAVITNLADALPLVDRMVDAINGELVRRQELLRRAGNFASVRDYERARAAGTPLAPLPSLLLVCDEFSELLSAKPDFIDLFVQIGRLGRSLGVHLLLASQRLEEGRLRGLDTHLSYRIGLRTFSALESRTVLGVPDAHELPRSPGHGYLRSGTEPLVRFKAAYVSGAVRRRGGPAGAAGAAGPRLVAFSTHLVPVPEPATPAALPAEEETGETLLDLMVGRLAGQGPPAHRVWLPPLDAAPPLDELLGPVGADPIRGLTVGNPELHGALQVPVAVVDKPFEQRRDLLWLALDGAAGHVGVVGTTRSGRSTLLRTLVCALALTHTPAEVQVYCLDFGGGVLGALRDLPHVGGVSGRTDGTAVRRTVGEIATLLAERERRFAEAGVESMAAWRRRRAAAAAGADPFGDVFLVVDGWNTLRGEYEDLEPLVTELATRGLAYGVHVVASALRWSDFRPAIRDLFGSRLELRLGDPADSLVARRALAATVPDRRPGRGITAGGLHFLAAAPRVAGLGEETGDLVKAVAGAWAGPAAPRVRLLPPVLPYAELDQTATTGLAFPIGVAEADLRPVVLDFATEPNFVVFGEAECGKSSFLRALATSIVQRFTPEEARVILVDYRRSLMGTIESAHLIGYGTAAPHTAELIESAAGYLQGRLPGPQVTPAELRTRSWWTGPELFVLVDDYDLVAGGPTNPVRALEEHLPHARDVGLHLVLARRSGGAGRTSFEPVIQRLRELATAGLVMSGGPEEGPLVGQVKAGPLPPGRGRLVTRREGVRLVQLAHLPPG; this is translated from the coding sequence GTGTCCACTGTCGTCATCAAGCGGCCACCACGCCGCCCGGCGCCGGAGATCCCGGTCGGCGAGCTGCCCGTGGAGGCGCCCCCGGAGATCCCCGCGGTGGCCGGTGGGCGCTGGCAGCAGGCGCTCATGGTGCTCCCGATGCTCGGCGGGACGGTGGCCATGGCCATGATGTTCGGCCGGGGCGGCGGGGCCTACTCGTACGTGGTGGGCGGCATGTTCGGGCTCTCCTCGGTGGCGATGCTGGTGACGTCGTGGGGCAGCGCCGGGCCGAAGCGGTCCGAGATGATGGCCGCCCGCCGGGAGTACCTCCGGCACCTCGCCGCGCTGCGCCGCCGGGTCCGGGAGACCGCCGGGGCGCAGCGGTCCGGGCTCTACTACCGCCACCCCGACCCCGGGCGGCTCTGGTCGACGGTGGACAGCCACCGGGTGTGGGAGCGCCGGCCCGGGGACCCGGACTTCGCCGTGGTCCGGGTCGGGGTCGGGCCGCAGACGCTGGCCACCCCGCTGCTGCCGCCCGTGACCCGGCCGCTCGACGAGCTGGAGCCGATGACCGCGGGGGCGCTGCGGCGGTTCCTGGACGCGTACTCGGTGGTGCCCGACCTGCCGGTGGCGCTCTCGCTGCGCAGCTTCGCGCGGGTCTTCGTGCGCGGCCCGGCCGGCGGGGCGGGTTCCCCGGCGGCCCAGGCGCTGGCCCGGGCGGTGCTCACCCAGCTCGCCGTCTTCCACGCCCCCGACGAGCTGCTGATCGCGGTCTGCGCCGGGCCGGAACGGCGGGCCGGCTGGGAGTGGGTCAAGTGGCTCCCCCACACCCACCACCCCGTGCGCACCGACGCGCTCGGCCCGGTCCGGCTGGTCACCAGCTCGGCCGCCGAGCTGGAACGGCTCTTCGACGACGTGCTGGGCAGCCGGTCCCGGTTCAGCCCGGCCGGTCCGGCCACCGACGGGCCGCACGTGGTGGTGGTGCTCGACGGCGGCGAGCTCACCGGCGCCACCGACCTCTCCGGCGACGGCGGGATCGACGCGGTCACCGTCCTCGATCTGGACACGCCGCCGCCCCGCCTGCTCGACCGGTACGCCCTCCTGCTCGACCTGGTCGACGGCCGGCTGCACTCGCACTCGGCGGACGGGCACGCCGAGGTGGGTGCGGCCGACGCGCTGGAGCCGGCCGACGCCGAGGCGGTCGCCCGCCGGCTCGCCCCGCTGCGGCTCGCCGGCACGGCCCGCGGCCCGGACGCCCCGCCCGGCGCCGAGCCCGGCCTGCCCGAGCTGCTCGGGCTCGGCGACCCGATGAACTTCACCGCCGAGCAGGGCTGGAGCCCCCGGGCGGCCCGGGACCGGCTCCGGGTGCCGATCGGGGTGGGCGCCGACGGCGGTGCCATCGAACTGGACCTCAAGGAGTCGGCCCAGGACGGGATGGGCCCGCACGGGCTGCTCATCGGCGCCACCGGCTCGGGCAAGTCGGAGCTGCTCCGCACGCTGGTGCTCGGGCTGGCCGCCACGCACAGCTCGGAGCAGCTCAACTTCGTGCTGGTCGACTTCAAGGGCGGCGCGACCTTCGCGTCCTTCGAACGGCTGCCGCACACGGCTGCGGTGATCACTAACCTGGCCGACGCGCTGCCGCTGGTCGACCGGATGGTCGACGCGATCAACGGTGAGCTGGTGCGCCGGCAGGAGCTGCTGCGCCGGGCCGGCAACTTCGCGAGCGTGCGCGACTACGAGCGGGCGCGCGCGGCCGGCACCCCACTCGCCCCGCTGCCGTCGCTGCTGCTGGTCTGCGACGAGTTCTCCGAGCTGCTCTCCGCCAAGCCCGACTTCATCGACCTCTTCGTGCAGATCGGCCGGCTGGGCCGCTCGCTCGGCGTCCACCTGCTGCTCGCCTCGCAGCGGCTGGAGGAGGGCCGGCTGCGCGGGCTGGACACCCACCTGTCGTACCGGATCGGGTTGCGCACCTTCTCGGCGCTGGAGTCCCGGACGGTGCTCGGCGTGCCGGACGCGCACGAGCTGCCCCGCAGCCCGGGGCACGGTTACCTGCGCTCGGGCACCGAGCCGCTGGTCCGGTTCAAGGCCGCGTACGTCTCCGGCGCGGTGCGCCGGCGCGGCGGCCCGGCGGGCGCGGCGGGCGCCGCCGGCCCCCGGCTGGTCGCCTTCTCCACGCACCTGGTGCCGGTGCCCGAACCGGCCACCCCGGCCGCCCTCCCCGCCGAGGAGGAGACCGGCGAGACCCTGCTCGACCTGATGGTGGGACGGCTGGCCGGGCAGGGCCCGCCGGCGCACCGGGTGTGGTTGCCGCCGCTGGACGCCGCACCCCCGCTCGACGAGCTGCTCGGCCCGGTCGGCGCGGATCCGATCCGCGGGCTCACCGTGGGCAACCCGGAGCTGCACGGCGCCCTCCAGGTGCCGGTGGCCGTGGTGGACAAGCCGTTCGAGCAGCGCCGCGACCTGCTCTGGCTGGCCCTGGACGGCGCGGCCGGGCACGTGGGCGTGGTCGGCACCACGCGCAGCGGCCGCTCCACCCTGCTCCGCACCCTGGTCTGCGCGCTGGCGCTCACCCACACCCCGGCCGAGGTGCAGGTCTACTGCCTCGACTTCGGCGGCGGCGTGCTCGGCGCGCTGCGCGACCTGCCGCACGTCGGCGGCGTCAGCGGCCGCACCGACGGCACCGCGGTCCGCCGGACCGTCGGCGAGATCGCCACCCTCCTGGCCGAGCGGGAGCGGCGGTTCGCCGAGGCGGGGGTCGAGTCGATGGCGGCATGGCGCCGGCGACGGGCCGCGGCGGCGGCCGGGGCCGACCCGTTCGGTGACGTGTTCCTCGTGGTCGACGGATGGAACACCCTGCGCGGCGAGTACGAGGACCTGGAACCGCTGGTCACCGAGCTGGCCACCCGGGGCCTGGCGTACGGGGTGCACGTGGTGGCGAGCGCCCTGCGCTGGTCGGACTTCCGGCCGGCCATCCGCGACCTCTTCGGCTCGCGCCTGGAGCTGCGGCTCGGCGACCCGGCCGACTCGCTGGTCGCCAGGCGGGCGCTCGCGGCGACCGTGCCGGACCGGCGGCCGGGGCGCGGGATCACCGCGGGCGGGCTGCACTTCCTCGCCGCCGCGCCGCGGGTCGCCGGTCTCGGCGAGGAGACCGGCGACCTGGTGAAGGCGGTGGCCGGGGCCTGGGCCGGTCCGGCGGCGCCCCGGGTGCGGCTGCTCCCGCCGGTGCTGCCCTACGCCGAGCTGGACCAGACCGCCACCACGGGGCTGGCCTTCCCGATCGGCGTGGCCGAGGCGGACCTGCGCCCGGTGGTGCTGGACTTCGCGACCGAGCCCAACTTCGTGGTCTTCGGCGAGGCCGAGTGCGGCAAGTCCTCGTTCCTGCGCGCGCTGGCCACCTCGATCGTCCAGCGGTTCACGCCCGAGGAGGCCCGCGTCATCCTGGTCGACTACCGGCGCAGCCTGATGGGCACGATCGAGTCGGCGCACCTGATCGGCTACGGGACCGCCGCGCCGCACACCGCCGAGCTGATCGAGTCGGCGGCCGGCTACCTCCAGGGGCGGCTGCCGGGGCCGCAGGTCACTCCGGCCGAGCTGCGTACCCGGTCGTGGTGGACCGGGCCGGAGCTGTTCGTGCTGGTGGACGACTACGACCTGGTGGCCGGCGGGCCGACCAACCCGGTGCGCGCGCTGGAGGAGCACCTGCCGCACGCCCGGGACGTCGGCCTGCACCTGGTGCTGGCCCGCCGCTCCGGTGGCGCGGGCCGGACCTCGTTCGAGCCGGTCATCCAACGGCTGCGGGAACTCGCCACGGCCGGGCTCGTGATGTCCGGCGGCCCGGAGGAGGGGCCGCTCGTCGGCCAGGTGAAGGCCGGCCCGCTGCCGCCGGGCCGGGGCCGGCTCGTCACCCGGCGCGAGGGCGTACGCCTCGTTCAGCTCGCCCATCTCCCACCGGGGTGA